A segment of the Panacibacter ginsenosidivorans genome:
GCCTGCATTTCTTTTGTGAAAATTGTAATAACCAATCCTGATAAGGCTTCTATATTCTCAGCACAGAAGGTGCCGGCAATATGGGAAGATCAACTTATTCCCGGAGCAACCATACAAGCCTGGATTTATGAGACGGCCGAAGTACTGCAGCAGCAAGTATTGCCTAACCCTTCCATTCAAATGATCTATACCTTATTGAAATCGAAGCAGCACCTTGATCTTCATATTATGTCTGACGATCCCGTATTAATATGCGAAGTGCTGTTAAAAGGCTCTGTAACACACAAAGCAGATAAGAAAGCAATAGAAATAAATGCAGGACATTTTAATCTCATGTATGCACCCCGGCCAGACCTTTATACGTTTTTACAACCTGTTGCCTTACTACGGGGAATGCAATTCTTTTTTAACCCGCATTATATTTTACCCTTAACAAAACAGTACCCCCTATTAGAGACTTTCAGCGAGGGCATAAACAGGAATCAAACGGTGTTTGTCAGCGAACGGCCTGTAGCCATAACTCCGGCTATGTCTGATATAATTGAGCAATTAGCTCATGCTCCTTACGCACCGGCTATCAGGAGATTTCATGAAGAGCATATCCTCGCATTCCTTTCCCATGCTTTAGCGGCTGCTTCACTGCAGCTTTCTTCCTGTATCTCCTTTTCGCAAGCTGATGCAGAAAGTATTTACTCGGCAAAAAAAATTATAGACATGCATCTGTCACAACATTATACGATTCCACAATTATGCAGGAAAATCCTTTTGAATGAAGACAAACTTAAAACAGGATTTAAAGCAATATTTGGCATGGGACCATTTGCCTACCAGAAAATGGAACGTTTGCGACTGGCTAAAGCTAAGCTCGAACAAACCCGTATACCTGTTAAAGCGATCGCTTCCGGGGCTGGTTATAAATACATGAATAACTTTAGTATTGCCTTTAAAAATGTATTTGGTATTACTCCTTTTGAATTAAGGAAAGAACAAAAAAGCCGACCAAAGTAAACTATCATGATACTTCCGTTTACATATCATTTTCCGCCATTTGCAGATTATTTGTGGAATAGCTTGCATTAGTTTTTCTCTATCACCTCACAATATCATACTATGCGGTTCCTTATTTTACAGGAAGCTATTGCCAGCTTACTTGCTTTGGTCTTTGTTTATGCCTCTGTCAGCAAACTTATCGATTTCAGCAACTTTAACCTCCAGCTACATCAGTCGCCATTTCTTAATCCTTTAGCCTGGTGGATTGCAAGGCTTATACCTTCAACCGAACTAATAATAGCCGGCCTTCTTATTATAAAAACATCCAGGTTGCAAGGGTTATTTGCTTCTGTGTTTCTTATGAGCCTTTTTACCGCTTACCTTATTGCGATGCTTCATTTCAGTGACTACCTGCCCTGTACCTGTGGCGGCCTGCTGGAAGTTCTATCATGGGATACGCATGTTGTGTTCAATATTGTGCTGCTAATACTAAGCATTACCGGAATCGTCCTGTTTACACCGGCCAAACCAGCAATCAACGGTACCACAGGTAGCGTTGAATAACCACACTTTTATTGACAAAATTGGTAACAATGTTTCAGAAAATATCTTACAGGTCTTCGCATCCCCCTTAACCGGACCCACCTGTTTCATGCCGCATTGCGTGCGGTAAAATCAATTTTATTAATCAAATTTTTTTTATGAAAAAGTTACGTTTAAGTCTTGCAGTGAGTCTTGCAGTTGTAGCGGCTACTGCCTTTGCGGTTGTGCCTGCTTTTAAACCCATTACTCCGGGATGGTACGGGCAGATAGTGGATGCACCGAGCCCGTATAATACTTCTTATCCTATTTCATCCACGATGGTGCTTAACAGCAAATGCCCATCTAGTTCTCCTAACCTCTGTGCAGCTTACCTGAAAAGTGATGGCACACTGGATGGCAATCAAAGCCCCAATACAAGGATAAGCAATCATAATTTTCAACCCTGATTTTTAACACAAGACACTGCCGGATGGCAGTGTCTTTTAAATCCTTTCAAAATGCCTTTGAAACAACGCTTACTAATTTCCTTGTACTTAATGTTACTTGCTACGGCAATTATTTCTGTGTTGTCCTATTATTCGCTGAAGACCGGCGCCACGGATAATAATTTTAACCGCAACTATAGTTTTGAAAAAGCAGCATTGATCAATGCTGCAGCAATGCCTGCGTCCGTTCGTTCCATCGCAGGTATGTCATCATCAAATATTTACCTGGAAACTGATTCTGTAAATAAACTGTATTTTGTCGACAGCACAATGAAGTCATTAAAAGCTGTAAT
Coding sequences within it:
- a CDS encoding helix-turn-helix domain-containing protein, whose amino-acid sequence is MRSALEFFKMQLSEMGFVFIIVTEGLADNKIACISFVKIVITNPDKASIFSAQKVPAIWEDQLIPGATIQAWIYETAEVLQQQVLPNPSIQMIYTLLKSKQHLDLHIMSDDPVLICEVLLKGSVTHKADKKAIEINAGHFNLMYAPRPDLYTFLQPVALLRGMQFFFNPHYILPLTKQYPLLETFSEGINRNQTVFVSERPVAITPAMSDIIEQLAHAPYAPAIRRFHEEHILAFLSHALAAASLQLSSCISFSQADAESIYSAKKIIDMHLSQHYTIPQLCRKILLNEDKLKTGFKAIFGMGPFAYQKMERLRLAKAKLEQTRIPVKAIASGAGYKYMNNFSIAFKNVFGITPFELRKEQKSRPK
- a CDS encoding MauE/DoxX family redox-associated membrane protein, whose protein sequence is MRFLILQEAIASLLALVFVYASVSKLIDFSNFNLQLHQSPFLNPLAWWIARLIPSTELIIAGLLIIKTSRLQGLFASVFLMSLFTAYLIAMLHFSDYLPCTCGGLLEVLSWDTHVVFNIVLLILSITGIVLFTPAKPAINGTTGSVE